In Pseudomonas alcaliphila JAB1, a single window of DNA contains:
- a CDS encoding MFS transporter: MDALLIIGGLVLMLAGLVWLVMRAFATSLLWGWGSLIPPITLIYIVRHWRRARSAVTLIGLGVIPLVVGLTLLASKDAERLAAIVRLDWLKPEVQVPAELAIDLDGELNGQPFRPQQGELIDGVLVLREGLDFFALRELSIRLPQPVEGPVRIDVLPQDSGNLPEVELSWLLPEQDLPEARRLSRGYTLHLDLQPQEPNRLVGDFHLVMPPRFKTSLSGRVELYRDRLRYVDGKVDTRYDSNDTIAHLLQDYLQRRFATRDVRELKLPVFTFEGDTLELQVDAQIDGRNERLPIRLHKRSEQGWMVEGDRFPALPSVAAKQPTQQIEATAVEERVSRPVDRRQRFSLARLQRNPEQYRNLSMRLSRASGGTVEGRFVGVDDDGSIRLSQQMGSGGGQASFSFKPEEIGRLELLEP, from the coding sequence ATGGATGCGTTGCTGATAATTGGTGGCCTGGTGCTGATGCTGGCCGGTCTGGTATGGCTGGTCATGCGGGCGTTCGCCACCAGCCTGTTGTGGGGCTGGGGCAGTCTGATCCCACCGATCACCCTGATCTACATCGTGCGCCACTGGCGGCGAGCGCGTAGCGCGGTCACGCTGATCGGGCTTGGCGTCATCCCGCTGGTGGTGGGTTTGACCTTGCTGGCGAGCAAGGATGCCGAGCGTCTGGCGGCGATCGTCCGTCTGGACTGGCTCAAACCCGAGGTGCAAGTGCCGGCAGAGCTGGCCATCGATCTGGACGGTGAGCTCAACGGCCAGCCATTTCGCCCACAGCAGGGTGAGCTGATCGATGGCGTATTGGTGCTGCGCGAGGGCCTGGATTTCTTCGCCCTGCGCGAACTGAGTATCCGCCTGCCGCAGCCAGTCGAGGGTCCTGTACGTATCGACGTGCTGCCCCAGGACAGCGGTAACCTGCCAGAGGTCGAGCTGAGCTGGCTGTTACCGGAGCAGGATCTGCCCGAGGCGCGTCGCCTGAGCCGTGGCTACACCCTGCATCTGGACCTGCAACCGCAGGAACCGAATCGACTGGTCGGTGATTTCCATCTGGTCATGCCGCCACGCTTCAAGACCAGCCTGAGTGGCCGGGTCGAGCTGTACCGTGATCGCCTGCGCTATGTGGATGGCAAGGTTGATACCCGGTATGACTCCAATGACACCATCGCCCATCTCCTGCAGGACTACCTGCAACGACGTTTCGCTACGCGTGACGTGCGCGAGTTGAAACTGCCGGTGTTCACCTTCGAGGGCGATACCCTGGAATTGCAGGTTGACGCGCAGATCGACGGGCGTAACGAGCGCTTGCCAATTCGTTTGCACAAGCGCTCTGAGCAAGGCTGGATGGTGGAGGGCGATCGCTTCCCGGCATTGCCCTCCGTTGCGGCCAAGCAACCGACACAACAAATTGAAGCGACTGCCGTCGAGGAGCGCGTGAGTCGTCCAGTCGACCGTCGTCAGCGTTTCAGCCTGGCGCGTTTGCAGCGCAACCCGGAACAGTACCGCAACCTCAGCATGCGCCTGAGCCGCGCCAGTGGCGGCACGGTGGAGGGGCGTTTCGTCGGTGTTGATGACGATGGCAGTATTCGCCTCAGTCAACAGATGGGCAGTGGCGGCGGCCAGGCCAGCTTCAGTTTCAAACCGGAAGAAATCGGTCGCCTGGAACTGCTGGAGCCGTAG
- a CDS encoding PaaI family thioesterase: MSEQSIEERAQRFLAVLRHCQVLGMSVESADGKGLTLRLPYAPHIVGNPDTGVIHGGAITTLMDTTCGISTVCVLPEFEICPTLDLRIDYMHPAEPGKDVFGFAECYRVTPNIIFTRGYAYQDDPEQPIAHVVGAFMRMGKAVQGGAELKRNIQQGGGA; this comes from the coding sequence ATGAGTGAGCAGTCGATCGAGGAGCGGGCGCAGCGGTTTCTGGCCGTGCTACGTCATTGTCAGGTGCTGGGCATGAGTGTCGAGTCGGCCGACGGCAAAGGACTGACGCTGCGCTTGCCTTACGCGCCGCATATTGTCGGCAACCCGGACACCGGTGTGATCCACGGTGGCGCCATTACCACGCTGATGGACACCACCTGCGGTATCTCCACGGTCTGCGTGCTGCCGGAGTTCGAAATATGCCCGACCCTGGATTTGCGCATCGATTACATGCACCCGGCCGAGCCCGGCAAGGACGTCTTTGGTTTCGCCGAGTGTTATCGGGTCACGCCCAACATTATCTTCACTCGCGGCTATGCCTATCAGGACGACCCCGAGCAGCCAATTGCCCACGTGGTCGGTGCCTTCATGCGCATGGGCAAGGCCGTGCAGGGCGGCGCTGAGCTGAAGCGCAATATCCAGCAAGGCGGTGGCGCATGA
- a CDS encoding PaaI family thioesterase, which translates to MSELSLEQLVARAHQQNDYDPLINLIPYAKLLGIECLRLGDDMVFRLPANHDCIGNPVLPALHGGVIAGFMEHAAMLHLLMFMGIPHLPKIIDFSIDYLRAGHYRDTYAQCQVWRQGRRVANVAITAWQTKQTEPIATARAHFKVDEP; encoded by the coding sequence ATGAGCGAGCTGAGTCTGGAACAACTGGTAGCGCGTGCGCACCAGCAGAACGATTATGACCCGCTGATCAATCTGATCCCCTACGCCAAGCTGCTGGGCATCGAATGCCTGCGTCTGGGCGACGACATGGTCTTTCGTCTGCCAGCCAACCACGACTGCATCGGTAACCCGGTATTACCGGCGCTGCATGGCGGCGTAATCGCTGGTTTCATGGAGCATGCAGCCATGCTCCATCTGTTGATGTTCATGGGCATTCCACATTTGCCCAAAATCATCGACTTCTCGATAGATTACCTGCGCGCCGGCCATTATCGTGACACCTATGCGCAGTGCCAGGTCTGGCGGCAGGGGCGTCGGGTGGCCAACGTGGCGATCACCGCCTGGCAGACCAAGCAGACCGAACCGATTGCCACCGCCCGTGCCCATTTCAAGGTCGATGAGCCCTGA